TCGTCTACTGGTACAAGCGcaagcctcttcttctttttcataACTCGCTTGTGACCAGCGCTCTTAATGTGCCTATTCCAAGCCTGCTCTGTCAAGCAGACTGTTTGGCATATCTCGCACGTCCTTTTACAAGGAATTGCTTTTGGCGGGGGCTCACTCACTCGCGTGAGCACCTCGCGAGCCAACTCTGATAGCTCGGTGTGACGTGGTTGAGGCTCCCCAGAGAGGAACTTTGCAGTGAtctcagcagcaggttcTACGACTTTGGTCTTGAACTGAGAGACATCGGTACTGTCAACCAAGTACAAGCTTTCAAAGGCCTTGGGGACTTGCTCCTTGAGGCGTGGGATCTGCTTCAGCCTGATCCACCGAGTCTGAGAGTTAGCATATCGGCGTGTCGCCGCCTTCATATCTTCCATTGCGTTGGACTTGAGTTTTGCAAGATCGGCTAGATCCTTTCCCTCTTCCTTTGCAGACATGTATGGCTCAAACTGCTTGTAGCCAATGGATTGCCATATACCCTTTGTCATGTTTAGAATCTGACCTtcggccgtcttcttctttttcatgtCGAAAAGCTCTTGAACCTCGTCCAGTAGCCCAGCGTCGAGCATCTTGTCTACTCGACTGTCCAATCGTTCAACAAGAGTTTCACGTTCCGAGTAGACCCAGAACAGCAACTTCTCCCAAGGTTGATTGGTCTCTGGTTCTTGAGCTGCCGCAGCTTTGCGCTTCTCTTGTTCCGCATACAACTCGGATGCAGGTCTGCCCGTATGCAGATAAATTTCCAGTGATCGCTGGATCTTGCGCCTATCATTCGGATGCCATCTCTCCGCCATTATCGGATCGACCTTCTTTAGCTCTTCGAGCAATACATCCGTAGGCTCCTCCAGGATCGGGTATGATGAGGAAGGGTCGATTTCAACATCGTCAAGGATAACGTCTTTAAAGAGAAGCGGGTCAACGTAATATTGAGTCCCTCCAACAAGGATGGGCAGATTTCCCCGGCTGCGGATTTCACGAATGATTTTGGCGGCTTCTGACTTGTAGTCTTCTACATCCCACGGAGCATGGTCAAGCGGAATATGGCCCAAAAGATGATGCGGGATACCGCACCGCTCCTCGACGCTGATTTTGTTTGTTATAATGGGCAGGCCATCATAGAGCTGCATAGCATCAGAATTGATGATTTCGCCTTTGAATCGAGTTGCTAATTCTACGGCTAGCTGTGTAAAGTCATCAGAAAAGTGAATCATGCGCACGCCGTAGTGAGACCGGAGACGCCTACCTCTGATTTGCCCGTGCCTGTAGAGCCCAAGACAACCAGCAACGGTTCAGCTGGGGCTGTATGGGTGGCCATCATAGATACATGGCGCCGCAGCGTGAAACCCTGGCGACCAAGCATTCGACAACAGACCGAATCAGGGTCCCACGCCCACCAAAAAAGGCGCCGGCCGGTCGTAAGCAGTGGCCGAGAGGATCCTGCAATGTGTCTTTTCAGGCGCAACTCCAGAGaagcttcctcttccagcagcacgGCAGCCGTTAAATTGACACAGGCAGCACCAGAAAAATAAAACAGTAGAACAAATTCGAAACGCAACAGTCATCCACCCCACTTCAGGCTCGTTGATCCAGCGAATCTCGCGCGCTGGAGTGGCTCGAACTGGTTGGCTCCGCAGACCCCTGGCGGCGGTCGAGGCCAGCTTTCTTCTCGCCATCGGCCGGTCACGTGCAACCCCATCGTTTCGGGCCACATCAACATTTCGGCTTGAAGCCAGATCGCAAccttctctccagctccctTCATCACTCTCTCTCCCATTGATTAACcttccttctcccccccGAGCTCATCCCAGCTCgaactttttcttccttgtttctttcattGGATGAATTagttttttccttctcggGCTCCCCCCTCCAGTCGCCGCCATGAGTTCTCGTGAgttgcatcttcatctctcccCCCGCCAAGCTTCCGGCCAGCTTGCGTCGCGCGCGCACACACGATCCGCCAGAAACGCGCAATTGATTGTCAATGGCACGCCGCTAACACGGGCAATGCCTCTGCAGTACGTTTTCTCGACCTGGTCAAGCCGTTCGTGCCGTTCCTCCCCGAGGTTCAGCAGCCGGAAACCAAGATTCCCTTCAACCAGAAGTTGATGTGGACGGCCTTGAcgctcctcatcttcttggtCATGAGCCAGATGCCGCTGTACGGCATTGTCTCCTCCGACAACTCGGATCCCCTATACTGGCTGCGAATGGTCATGGCGAGTAATCGAGGTACTCTGATGGAGCTGGGCATCACCcccatcatctcctctggCATGGTTTTCCAGCTCCTTGCGGGCACCCACCTCATTGACGTCAACCTCGACCTCAAGTCGGATCGCGAGCTCTACCAGACTGCCCAGAAGCTCTTTGCCTTCATCCTGTCTGCCGGTACCGCTACTGTCTACGTCTTCACCGGCCTCTACGGAACCCCCTCCGACCTCGGTGCCGGCATTGTTTTCCTGCTGATCCTCCAGTTGGTTGTCGCCGGCATGATTGTTATCCTGCTCGACGAGCTCCTGCAAAAGGGCTACGGTCTTGGCAGCGGTATCTCTCTGTTCATTGCCACCAACATTTGCGAGTCCATCATGTGGAAGGCTTTCTCTCCTACCACCATCAACACTGGCCGTGGCCCCGAGTTTGAGGGTGCTGTTATCGctctcttccacctcttgATGACCTGGCCCAACAAGCAGCGTGCTCTCCAGGAGGCTTTCTACAGACAGAACCTCCCCAACATCATGAACCTGTTGGCCACCATTCTGGTCTTTGTTGCCATCATCTACCTCCAGGGCTTCCGAGTTGAGATCCCCGTCAAGTCCAACCGCCAACGTGGTGCCCGCGGCTCATACCCCGTCCGTCTGTTCTACACCTCCAACATGCCCATCATGCTGCAGTCCGCTCTCTCTTCCAACGTCTTCCTGATCAGCCAGatgctcttctctcgcttctctGAGAACCTGCTGGTCCGCCTCTTCGGTGTCTGGGAAGCCAAGGACGGTACTTCTCAACTCCACGCCGTCTCCGGTCTCGTCTACTACATGTCTCCTCCTCTCAACTTCAAGGAGGCTCTTCTCGACCCTATCCACACCGCCGTCTACATTGTCTACATGCTCGGAGCTTGTGCCCTTTTCTCCAAGACTTGGATTGAGGTCTCCGGCTCCAGCCCCCGTGATGTtgccaagcagctcaaggaccAGGGCCTTGTGATGGCTGGACACCGTGACCAGAGCATGTACAAGGAGCTCAAGCGCATCATtcctactgctgctgcctttggcggTGCCTGCATTGGTGCTCTCTCCGTTTTGAGCGACCTCATGGGCGCTCTTGGCTCTGGAACTGGTACCCTTCTCGCTGTTACGTaagtttctttctttccaggaagttaattaaaaaaatgGTTAGCTAACATTATTGTAGTATCATCTACGGCTACTTTGAGATTGCGGCCAAGGAGGGTGATCTTGCCGGTATGAAGGGCATGATCATGGGTTGATAGAACCTGTGTGAGAGAGCAAGAGGAAGGTTTGATTCTCTAATAAAAACACTTTATCTCCGTTATCGAGGGTTATACTTGATTGCATGGGAATATTAGTTATGTACCAATAAGGGAATATCATTTATAGGGGCTAAGGAGTATGACACAAAATATAAAACGGAATGTACGATTTTTTCTTAATAGCGACTGGAGGTTGATAGCCTAAGCTGAGATTCAGATCGGATGTTGACAAGAGTGTACGAGTACGGCGCCACAATTAGCGATCGGCAGTTCAAGTAGGATGGATAGCTAGTAATACTATCTTTCTCTATCCTTAAGACTTTTGCAAATTACCTTTAATTATGAGAGCAACACAGACTTGATGGAGACGGGAGCCTGTGCCCGGTTTTCTACAGCTTTGGGGTATTGGCGGGGAAAGCTCGGGGCGTTTGTTGCTTTATAGCTTTATACGGAGAAATACCCGTGTTGATAGAGCGCTAACATGGAAACGGCACTCGGCAGCTGGGGCTAAAACCCGCTAAACTTGTTTAATCCGCCATCATGCTACAAACAGGCTCGCCATGTTGAAAAGAGCCTGTCGTCATCGGCCAGGGCCTACGGCTTTTGTTGCTCTCATAGTCTCAATTGACATTTGCGGCGTATCCGTGCTCTCCAATGGACTGTTTATAATACCCTGCAGACCGCCTCTGAAACCCGGCGACCAGAACCAAGTGCTACAGCAGACGCTCCAATAGAGTCGGTGACAAGCAGCCCGCCGCCGGAGACACAACAGAAAATGCCAGCCAGGAACAGGCACTTCTTCACGCGAGAGCCATTCCGCAATGACGATCGATTGACGCTGCAGCACGCCGAAGGGCCATTTCGATGTCTCAATCCGACACGCGCCCACTTTGATCACTCGAAATTATGCGCTGGCTCGACGTCTAACAAAGCAGCGACGCCGCAAGAGAGCGGCGACGACGCGGAAGCCAGACACGAACCGCCGAAACAAGTCGCGGAATCCAACGTCCCCGCTAGGAATATCAGGTTCTTGTGGCGGTCGCGAGACAATCGAAAGGGCAGACATCCTCTCCTTGTCCAGCAAGCGCGTGCTGGAGAGGATGCGCCATTCGTGACGCCGAGGCGATCGTCGCATCCCAAGGAGGTTATGAAAACCATCATCAAGACgtttatatattatccaTTCTGGGATATTTCGTGGCTGGTGGCCTTTATCTTTACGTGGGGAAGCGTGGTCTGGGTCATAAACGTATGTTCCACTTGCtgtaatattaaaaaaaaaaaaaaagcattgaGCGCGGGCCAAAATGATGATCTAATGATGCAGTTAAACAGGCCTTCTTCGTGTGGCTTCCCGTGGCAGCCCCCTCTACCGAGTTTGACGGCGAAATCACCGATGGCGGCGGTATAACGGCCTTTATCGGCGCGATAGTCTTTTTCGAGCTCGGTTCCATCTTGCTCATCTTCGAGGCCATAAACGCGAATAGTGCAGGCTGCTTTGGCTGGGCCGTTGAGCAATTGGTCGATGGTGAGAAGAATGGTAGGCCGAAGCTGCAAGTGGTTGCGGCCCACAGACAttgccaccatcatcaccagaaTAGGCGCAACCTTGTTGGGAAAGCCTCGTCAGCCACCTTGGCCGAAGCTCGTCCGGATTCCAGCAGTGCAGATGACAAGAAGCAATGGCAGTGGTTCCCGTCCTGGCATGAACTGCGCACGCATTGTCTTCATGAACTGGGCTTCCTTGCTGGGTGTGCACAGCTCTTTGGCGCCACTGTCTTTGGCGTCTCTGGCTTTACCGCGCTGCCGGGCATACAGAACCACCTCACGCCGCAGTGGCGGCTCAATGCTGCGTACTGGATCCCCCAGGTcgttggcggcagcggcttcATTGTCAGCAGCTCACTGTACATGTTGGAAACGCAGCAGAAATGGTGGAAGCCCGCGCCGCAACTTTTGGGGTGGCATATTGCCTTTTGGAATCTCGTGGGAGCGTTTGGATTTACGCTCAGTGGCGCGCTGGGGATGGCGTATAATAACTCGGGGGCACAGTATGAGGCCGGGTTGGCTACGTTCTGGTAAGACTTGTCCTTTAAAATCGAACCCCCCTTCGTCTTTGGAATTCATTTGCTGATTCACTGGCTGTTGCTTGTTTTTAAAAGGGGTTCCTGGGCTTTCTTGATTGGTAGCTACTTGCAGCTTTATGAAAGTTTGAACAAGCATCCTGTGGAAGAAGCGTCGTCGATGAAGGATTTTACCACTGCGGATGGGTAGAGCTTTGCGTGTTGGAGATACCTAGTGTTTGTGACAGCTATTCGGCTTTGAAAGCAGGCAGCATTTATAAATGAAGTTCAGAATATTTCATGGTACAAGTCACCACCGGTTTGAGAGATTGTTTATCAGCTGTAAAAGTTATCCAACACCTCGGCTGTAGCTTAACAAGGTAGCCAATTCACATATCAAAATACACAACTGCCAAACACCTTTAAAAAcaacagcagtagcagtagcagtagcaccCAATAGCCTTACATGCCCGTATAGATGCTATCCAGAATGCTAGACAACAAAATTAgggtgctagataacttTCCCCTTTGTAAATTGATCCAGTCGTCCTACCCTGCATATGAGAATAGCTGTCGCGTATACGACGAATAGTCGGTATGAGTAACTTCAATCTAGGGTGAGCATATCAATTGATGGGTCGTATTTGTCAGCGTCAGAATTGTAGTTAGGAAGACGGTGAGCTCTCGGCGTAGTCAAGAGATTTTTTTCATGTCCTTACATGCCTGTTACTCACCTGTACTCTGTACTCTGATATGATACTAGGTACTATATACAAAGACAGCCAGCAAGTGAGCGCGGGCAACACTTGGTCTCATGTTACCGTTATTTCTCGTCAATCTACCCGGTAACCTACGTGCGCATCATCTGAGGCTGCTGAGATCTGACAGGCAGTATCTGCATCGGTGTCTCAATGGAACAACCATCGCAGGCGTTTACTCAATGCGATTAGGCGCCGTTATCACAAAGTCTCATGACACACATATCGTAGGATTAGAGGCATTTGCGGGGAACTTGCCCGGGGTCAATATTTCGAGATGATTACCGCAGCTATTGCCCGTCAGAACACCTACTTTTGCATGATGGCGATTCATAGGTAATAATCATCTCGACGCTGCATGCAAGGCACGTTGGAaaaagatggcggcgaaACCGAAATTGTTCTGAGACATTACTTGACCCATCAGACGTAGTGATACCAATACTTACTGCTTGCCATACGGGAAGCGGCTGCATGTAATCCCTGCATCGCGATGCGTGCTGCTTTCCTATCTGAGCTGTGCGTGTGACAGCTGATCATTTGTGCCGACGCAATCTTCCCGCTGTCGAGATAGCCGAAAAGGCTATTGTTTCTAAATCAAATGATGCTAAGCAGAATCCAAGCTGATGAATGATAgaaagaggatgatgaaacAAAGCTCCAAGTTCGGATGAACCCTTCGCGGAGCTTGGACCTCGAGCAAACCGAGGCCATGTGGAGAGTGGCGTGCGTGCCGGGGTGCTATGCAGGGATCAATGCGCATGGCTGCATGGAGCTTGTGGCTGCCCTTTTGCATGGCGAATTGGTCGAGACGAGCCGTGGTGTTCTTGATGGTAGAAATCACAGAGCTGCAGTACCTACTAGCAGTTACAAGGTAAAAATTGGCGCTTTCGGGATTGCTTGCTGCATCCTGTAGGATCAAGacaccatcttcttttccGCAGCCACACACTCACAGAAGAATCTATCCTTGCTACAAGTcactagtagtacctaggCATGGCGGAATAAGAAGGCTGGATGAGGCGCTGCCATAGCGGTGAGTCACGACGGTAAGCAGcgagaggagatggaggcgcgTGCTGGCAGACAGACAAGCAGACTTAAGGGGAAGGTGGAGTTGGAAGAAGTGGACTGGCTCTTTGTTAGCGCTAGTGAAAAGAGAGTATGAAttgaaggaggaagaaagatgaagagatgctGAAATGCTAACAATGATGTTCGAATTGAAAAGGCAAGGGCGGCTATTAAGCGGTAGGTATGCAGCACGGCCAATAACTGTATAGCGGAATACCAGTGCTCGCATCCATCTGACGGACTGACCAAGACAGCATGCATTGACATTGGATGTAGAGAACAGGGAGGGTATTAGCGCTCTGGAATAACAGGAACCGGGGTAGAGAAGGAATTGGAACGTTTGTCGAGCCAAGCGCATCGCGTAGAATCTGGTGACTCAATGGCTGAGTGAGTGAGTCGACGCTATGAGAAGACGATCGATGACTGGGAATGcgggagatgcagcagcgcagaTGCAGGTGATGATCGGCCTGCGAGATTGGTCAcagttggagatggagcgcCGCGAACATCTGATAGGTGATGTATGATATCAGGTACCTGTGAAGTACTTTTGCAGCCCTTTTTAAGCTTCTGGGGCTAGTGGCGGCGGTCCAAGCACGGACGGCGGATGCGAGTTACCGAGCAATACTTTGAATCTCTGCATTATCAATCATGCGTATTACACGCGAGACCAGAGCCCAGAGACAGCACTCGGCCTTTGTGACCCAGTTCCCACGAGAGCTTCACCTGTCCCGGCGGTGAGCCCTTTCGCTGTACTGCTACTGGTATGTAACGGCGTTATCGTCTGAGCGCACAGCATACGGGGGGACAACCCTGCGTGAGCTTTGGCGGGAGAACAGTCCACGCTGGTACCAGTGCCCCCCGAGCCAACCTACCTAGCATCAATGTCTTCTCGTAACGGCGCTGCCATATGAGAGTTGAGGGCATGTTCGTCCATGTGGCACTAAACCAACCGCCAGCTGTAACCACTTATTGCCCGACAAACCATCATGTGAAGGTGTGGGCGAATGCATCTGCACTAATGCACCTGCTGCCGTGTGACTCTTCCTGCGCAGTTCTCATCGAATTGCCTCCCGAGGCTGATCGTCATATCGACTCGACAAGAGACCTGTGAGCTGGCAGCAAGGAGAGATATAGATACCTATCAACAGCCGCTATGCTGTTGACAAATGAAGGCCTCGATTGATGCCTCGCTCGAATATCCAAGACTCAGCATGCTGTTTCCTCGTTCGTCTTGCTGCTTCATGTTCATTGTAGGTGCTCTTAGCAGAAGCTTGCTGCAACACTAGGCCACTATACTTTGGCTCGCCGGCGGCTGTACGAGGTGCATGCTCCGCACGTTGTACGTTCAATCGAATTACAGGGTGTATCAGCCCGTTGCTTTGGGTAAGGACCGCCTGCAAAATTCCCCGGTGGAACCACTACCGCCGCTgaaaggacaaaaaaaaaaaataagaaaaaaaagtgcctCCCTAAGGCTTCATGTGTCATGGATCTTTGTATCTTCTCCACCAAATCGCGCGCAACGCTTCCAGTTCCCTGTTCCGCCGCCTCCCCACTGATAAGTGCTCCATGCCCTGTTAGTCTGGCGGCTTTACGGTGTGCAGCCCGCTGCGACCCAGTGGCCTCGGTGCCTGCGCTGCACTACAGGCTGCGGCATGCCTGTGCGTGCGTCCGCGCCGTGTCCCTTATCCACAGGCGGTATTGTCGCTGGCGCTAGCAGTGCTAGCAAGCTCCACATTGCTGTCGTCTTTTCGACGTCCCATCACggcctttctttctcttcttccccttccacGTTACTGGCCCTCTTGCTCTCCTTTGTTCTGTTCGCGCATTCGCTGACACCATGAGTGTATAGAGCGGCAGGAGGAACGCGCTGGGAACCGGAGACAAGTCGCACTGGCCCCGTCAATATTTTCTgacttcttttgctctcttcttaCACCGCCGACGTCTGCCCCGCGACATTCCCGGACTCGCCAGCTTCGGCGCCGCTCTGACGCTGCCGGGATCGCCAAAGCTTCCTACCTCGAATCGGGGAGCCGCCAGCTGGTTCGAAACAAACATATCTACCAGTATCGTTACGGCTCTCCATCATAACATATCCCTGGGCAGCTCTCCACCTCCAAATCAGCACCAACATGGGCTTTGCTCAGTGCTCGTGGCCGCCGTGGCAGGTCGATGACCTCACCCAGTGCTTTCAAAGAGAGTAGGTTCTCGATGCGCGCGCTTCCGCCCTGTTCTATGCATGGCGATTTCTGGACAGTTCAGCTAACGGGATAATCAACAGCTACCTCAGCGTCCTCTTCCCGTTAATAATAATTGGCATTTCGTTCTTGCGCCTCTCATGGTCCAGCATTGGCCGTGTCGTGCGCAGTGGCAAGAATAAGGGTTATAGCTCTGTTTCTGCCTCCGACGTCACGCCAAACCACACGGATATCCCTCCTCTCGACGACGAATCCGAAgacagcgatgacgacgacctcGAGATCAACGGTGGCCGCTTGGCCCTGGCGAAAGTGACTTCCAGGGGCTCAATTGTCCAAGCCGATACTCCTACTGCTCAGCGCTTCTCGCAGTTCGTCGAAGAGCTTGCTCTCGTTGGCCTCGTCGCTGTCAATGCAATTGCTCTTATCACTGGTGCTTTTGGACCGGGTGGCCGTcttgccgccattgctggGCTTACAACCTGGATCTACACCTTGATTTTGGCCACGCTACGTGTTGTGCTGGGCACCTCTAAATGGCGAATCCCTTACATCTGGAACCATACCGCTACCATCTACGGCTGCAAATGGACCCTGGCgctcctcatcttccgcTCTGCCATTGTTCATCCTTACACGAAGCTTTCTCAGACTCTCATCATTGTTGAATTCGCTCTCAACTCTTTACTCTTCGGTATTGCTGCCTCCACTAGAAAGGGCAACAAGACTGTCGTGTTGGAATGGGAAGATGGGATCGAGCCCTCGCGAGAGCCTCTCGCAAGTCTCTTCTCAATCGCCACCTTCTCGTGGGTCGATGCCATTGTCTGGCAAGGTTGGAAGAAGCCCCTGGACATGGAAGATGTCTGGAATCTCCTGCCCAAGGATAAATCTActgccatcattgccgactATAGGCttgtgaagaagacgaccGCCCTTTCATGGCACCTACTCAAATATTTCCGCAGTCTGCTCTTCATGCAATGTGCACTGGCGGCTGTCGCTGGTATCTTTACTTTTGCTCCCACCCTGctcctcaaggccatcctGCAGTATGTAGAACGCCCCGACGACGCGCCTGTCAGCGTTCTCTGGCTCCTTGTCATTGGCCTCCCGATTCTTGATACTCTTCGTTCGTACTGCGATGGTATGGCCCTGTGGATTGGCCGCAGGATCTGTATCCGTGTCCGTGCCATCATTGTCGGTGACATTTACGCCAAGGCGCTGCGTCGGAAGGCTGCCGCTGGCAAAGACAAAATACTGCTCGGCGACAAGGCCAAATCTACCAAggatcaagatgaagagtctGACAGCCAAGGTGCCATTAGTAAAGTCAAGCGCGCTCTTGGTTTTGGCggcaagaagcagaaaaaggctgCCAGCACCGATGACGCCGAAGCTGCTGGTCCAatcaaggctgctgagggcgaagatgagcAGGCCAACCTGGGAACCATTATCAACCTCATGTCAGTCGACAGCTTCAAAATCGCCGAAATCACTGCGTACTTGCATTTCCTGTGCGCTTCGGCCCCTACTCAGCTGGtcatctccgtcttcttgctgTGGCAGGTCATGGGCCTCAGCGCCATTCCCGGCATTGTTGTCATGGTCTTCCTTTTGCCCGTGAACTACATGCTGGCTCGTGGCTTCAACATCACTTCAAAGAACATCATGGCTGCTACTGACAAGCGCATCAATGTGACAAACGAGATCCTACAAAACATTCGCATTATCAAATACTTCGCCTGGGAACGACGATTCGGCAAGATTGTGGATGAGAAGCGTCAGGCCGAACTAAAGGCACTTCGCTCCCGATTCATGCTCTGGGCTCTCGCGGTTGCCATCTGGAACTCGGTTCCCGTACTCATCacgtttttctctttcctgGTGTACACACTCATCGAAAAGAAGCCGCTATATCCCTCTGTTGCGTTCACGGCCATCTCCCTCTTTATGCTTCTTCGTGTTCCTCTCGATCTCCTCGGTGACATGTTCGCCCACGTCCAGGAAGCTAAGGTCTCCATTGATCGAGTTGAAGAGTACCTTATGGAGGAAGAAACGGAGAAGTACAAGCAGCTCGGTCTGGATAacgtggatgaagatggcaagaAGCACATTGGCTTTAGAGACGCAACTCTTATCTGGGGTGGCAAAGACAGTGTTGCTGAAGATGGCTCCAGGGCTTTCCGACTGCTTGATCTCGATGTCGACTTCCAGATTGGCAAGCTGAACATCATTGCCGGTCCCACTGGTTCTGGTAAAACATCCATGCTTATGGGCCTTCTCGGCGAGATGACGCTTGTAGAGGGCAGGGTATTCTGCCCCGGTGGCCGCAGCCGAGAGGATGTTCGCCCTGATCCTGAGACTGGCCTTGCCGATACAGTTGCATATGTCGCCCAAGCTGCTTGGTTGGTCAACGCTAACATTAaagacaacatcatctttgcCGCACCTTTTGATGAACAGAGATACAGAGATGTCATCGTGGCTTGTGCTCTTGAGCGAGATCTCGAAATTCTGGATCACGGTGATCAGACCCTGGTTGGTGAGAAGGGCATCACGCTCTCTGGTGGCCAGAAACAACGAATTTCCTTGGCTCGTGCTCTCTACTCGAACTCGGCTCACATTCTCTTGGATGACTGTCTCAGCGCTGTTGATTCGCACACGGCTCAATGGATCTTCACCAACTGCATCAACGGACCCCTCATGAAGGGCCGTACCTGCATTCTTGTCACTCACAACATTCAACTCTGTGTGCCCTCATCCGACTATGTGGTCCTGCTTGACAATGGAAGAGTCACCGCCCAGGGACCTTCACAAGAAGTCATCGCTTCCGGCAAGCTCGGCGAGGAAATTCAGCGCTCTCGACCTGCTTCTCATACTGCATCTCGTATTCCGTCTCGCGTCCCTTCGAGCGTTGGTGACGAGGAGACCATGGTTAATAGCAACGGCGATGCATCCGATGCCGCAAGCACCTCtaagaaggacaagaagaaggaacaGCCTCCTCCACAGGAGGAAACCAAAGCAAGTGGATCCGTCAAATGGTCTGTCCTCAGGATCTACCTTGCGTCCATGGGACCCTGGTGGTTCTGGCTCGTCGCTTTCATGGTTTTCGGCATGCAGCAACTCTCGACCGTTGCAACGAATGTTTGGGTCAGACAGTGGGCGAACCAATACATTCAAGAGCAGAACGTCAAGGTTGTTTTCGGCTCCATGTCAGCTACTTACGGTACCGAGTCCTTTCCCAAGGGCTCCTGGGCATCTATCGCCAACCTTGGCAAAGTATATCCTCCTCAGAGCGAGCCGAGTCTGCGTGTACCAGATGGCCAGATTGCGCTCGGGGCCACTGCCATGCCAGACGTTAATGTCGCTTACTATCTCGGTGGACTCGCCGTTATTGGTGCACTCGGCGCGGCGGCTGCCCTGATTCGAGACGTTTGGATCTTCTTTGGTTCTTTGACTGCTTCCAGGCGTATCCACGACCGTCTCATCACCTCCGTGACCCGAGCCAAATTCAAGTTTTTCGATGTCACTCCTCTCGGCCAATTGATGAACCGGTTTAGCAAGGATCTCGAGGCCGTCGATCAAGACATCGCACCCACCGCTATTGGCGTGATGACCTGCGCTCTCTCCCTTGTCGTGACCGTTGCCCTCATTGCGTACATCACTCCTGGCTTCCTTATCGCTGCTTTCCTCATTGCGCTTCTTTTCTATGTTGTCGCCGCCTTCTATCTCCGTGCATCTCGCGATCTGAAGCGTCTGGAATCGGTTCAACGCAGCCCGCTCTTCCAGCAGTTTGGC
This portion of the Trichoderma atroviride chromosome 6, complete sequence genome encodes:
- a CDS encoding uncharacterized protein (EggNog:ENOG41~TransMembrane:17 (o24-43i124-142o148-170i179-199o211-230i319-345o357-376i495-518o524-542i602-629o635-654i1017-1037o1120-1140i1195-1217o1223-1242i1313-1331o1337-1356i)) encodes the protein MGFAQCSWPPWQVDDLTQCFQRDYLSVLFPLIIIGISFLRLSWSSIGRVVRSGKNKGYSSVSASDVTPNHTDIPPLDDESEDSDDDDLEINGGRLALAKVTSRGSIVQADTPTAQRFSQFVEELALVGLVAVNAIALITGAFGPGGRLAAIAGLTTWIYTLILATLRVVLGTSKWRIPYIWNHTATIYGCKWTLALLIFRSAIVHPYTKLSQTLIIVEFALNSLLFGIAASTRKGNKTVVLEWEDGIEPSREPLASLFSIATFSWVDAIVWQGWKKPLDMEDVWNLLPKDKSTAIIADYRLVKKTTALSWHLLKYFRSLLFMQCALAAVAGIFTFAPTLLLKAILQYVERPDDAPVSVLWLLVIGLPILDTLRSYCDGMALWIGRRICIRVRAIIVGDIYAKALRRKAAAGKDKILLGDKAKSTKDQDEESDSQGAISKVKRALGFGGKKQKKAASTDDAEAAGPIKAAEGEDEQANLGTIINLMSVDSFKIAEITAYLHFLCASAPTQLVISVFLLWQVMGLSAIPGIVVMVFLLPVNYMLARGFNITSKNIMAATDKRINVTNEILQNIRIIKYFAWERRFGKIVDEKRQAELKALRSRFMLWALAVAIWNSVPVLITFFSFLVYTLIEKKPLYPSVAFTAISLFMLLRVPLDLLGDMFAHVQEAKVSIDRVEEYLMEEETEKYKQLGLDNVDEDGKKHIGFRDATLIWGGKDSVAEDGSRAFRLLDLDVDFQIGKLNIIAGPTGSGKTSMLMGLLGEMTLVEGRVFCPGGRSREDVRPDPETGLADTVAYVAQAAWLVNANIKDNIIFAAPFDEQRYRDVIVACALERDLEILDHGDQTLVGEKGITLSGGQKQRISLARALYSNSAHILLDDCLSAVDSHTAQWIFTNCINGPLMKGRTCILVTHNIQLCVPSSDYVVLLDNGRVTAQGPSQEVIASGKLGEEIQRSRPASHTASRIPSRVPSSVGDEETMVNSNGDASDAASTSKKDKKKEQPPPQEETKASGSVKWSVLRIYLASMGPWWFWLVAFMVFGMQQLSTVATNVWVRQWANQYIQEQNVKVVFGSMSATYGTESFPKGSWASIANLGKVYPPQSEPSLRVPDGQIALGATAMPDVNVAYYLGGLAVIGALGAAAALIRDVWIFFGSLTASRRIHDRLITSVTRAKFKFFDVTPLGQLMNRFSKDLEAVDQDIAPTAIGVMTCALSLVVTVALIAYITPGFLIAAFLIALLFYVVAAFYLRASRDLKRLESVQRSPLFQQFGETLSGMTTIRAYGDERRFIRDNLAKINNQSRPFIYLWACNRWLAFRADLLGNFVSFFAGVFIIINLGKIDAGAAGISLSYAMNFTENVLWLVRQYGMNEQNMNSMERVKEYLDVEQEADAIIEDSRPPKNWPAEGGVEFVQYSTRYRAELDPVLRGISLKITPREKVGIVGRTGAGKSSLTLAIFRALEADSGSIVIDGIDISKIGLQDLRENITIVPQDPTLFMGTIRTNLDPFDQYTDEEVFEALRRVQLIGPDEVTTPTAPTSPVIQVTAEGESTEGSSGSRTPSVATNKNVFLDLSSPVTESGSNLSQGQRQLLCLARAMLKKPTVMVMDEATASIDYNTDSKIQETIRELTGTVITIAHRLQTIVDYDKVLVLDKGEVVEFDHPWELINRKDGTFRSMCETSGDMDILVTAAKKKWEEGQLLSVGE